AGAGGTAGGCTGAGGTCAGACACTTGCATGTGTtacattagattttttttttctctgcaaagtCCACGGCACATCACAACTTGGAAAGCCACACTCAAGTGATCTCTGCACAGTGTACAACAGCAGCTGGACCAGCTGTGCCAAGCCCCCTGAGGTCTCAATCCCAGGACTGTAGGaccccctttctttttctgacttACCCATCTGTGACCCCTCCTTGGCCATCGCTGCGACTGCATCCTCGTGGCTCTCAAAATGCACATCTGCCTCTCCTGTGGCATCTCCAAGGGAGTTATATTCCACCAAGATCCTTGTAGGCCTCAGCGGAGCAAAaaactgaaaaggagaaaagagttTGGTGAGAAAGAAACAACAATAACACACCCTATTCCCCAGAAACTCAGTGCTTTTACTCCCAAAACCCACCAACCCATGGAGGGGTATCTGAGCTCCTGAGCAACAAAAGGCTCTCTGATCCATCTGGGTGAAGCGCAGGCAGTCCCCAGCCAGCTGTCCCACCCCCTGTGAGCTCCTGGCATAGGAACTCCCACCAGGAACAAAAGTCCTCACACTGCACCCATGTTCTGTACACACCGGTGCAGCTCCGTGTACACTGTTAACATTTCTGTGCAGTCAGCTACTCTGAAATTTGCTTTAGATTCTCAAGGGCTCCTCAAGCCCAGTGACGGATATTGAGACATCCCAGCCAGCCTTAATTCTTTCTTAttcagggagaggagcagatctgtgctgtgcctgaggcCAGAGCTGTTCAAAGCCACATGGCATTGAGGACTAACAGACACCAATTAAGTAGGAGCCTGCAATCCCTGAGGGTTTTCACAGGTAATGACAGAGCCACACTCCATCCATAGCCTGTTACTCACATTTATTATATCCTGGGCACTAGCTTGGGAAGGAAAACCCCTCATGTGGACAAAATGCTGTGGTGGTGATGAGGCAATCTCAGACTCTGAAACGTTCCTGGAGCTTTCTGTTCCTTCCCTGCTCAGTTCtgtggaaaggagggaaaaaaacattactagtgcctgcagtgctgccctccCTCATGTGATAGCCATGAGTATGTGGGATGACACAAAGAGGCCTCGAGGAGCACTCACGACAGGGAGGGACTCACTGATTTCTCCTTCGGCATGGGAGCCTGCAGTGTCTCTCCAGCCCCTGTCTTCAGAGATGGACTCATACTCTCTTCTGGCCCTGGAATAGGCTGTCAGCTGCCTGCTGTAGGGCATGTGCCTTTGCATCTGGTGCTTTCTGCTCACGTACACCTCTATGTACCTGCAGCCCAAAGGGAGAGAGCACGTGGCACACCTGGCACTCAGGCCTTGGAGAAAGCACcttccagctgtgtcctgccttGGCCCTGCTCAGGTACTGGGGGTGAGAGCCCTGCCAAGGCACTGAAGAATTAACTCATTTCACTGGCACAGTTCTCTTTGAGGCTGCTTTTCCCTCGCTACACTTCTGCAAACTGCACTGATTCCTACAACCCCAAATCACCCTACCCAGCCCCAAAACAGGTCTCAGAACAAGTAGAGGCCCAAGATGCACACAGTCACAGGAAACACTTCAGTGGAGCCCTTAAATTTTCTATATACCTATGAAATGGATGGGATTTCACCAGCAGTGTTAAATCAGGCAGTTTCCAGAGcactgaaggaaaaggaaatatggACATCCAAGGGAGGGGGCCTTCCACCCTTCCTGAAGGGAGCAGCCAGAGTAAGGGAAGTAACCCTGGGTACAGGCCGACGGCTCAGCACCCCCGAGTCCCCACTCAGCATTGGGTGCTCCTGGAGGCCAGCTCTGGATAAAGCCAGGAATAACGGATGGGAGCCAGGTGCCAGCAAATTTGAAAACCCCTCAATTTCTTGGCTAATCACATGGAAATGGAGGTGTGTGAGCCAGATGGATGAGTCACGTCAGCTCTtgttctgacagaaaaaaattaacagtagATTTGGAATTAGGCTCTACTCAAGAAAAGGCAAGTCCTATTAAATCAATTAAGTAATTAATCAAATTCTGCCCGTGGAGCAGCTGTTTGCTTTTAGTATGAGCGGGGAGATTgacaaacacaaagaaatgcaGTCTGGAAACAGGaagcaaggaaataaaaggaagttGGTGTGCAGGGGGAGAGGTAAGGTTTGGAAAACTTTTAATATGTGGGGTACAGATAAAGTTTTATAGATTATTGAAGTCAGAAAActcagcagggaaatgcagctttggttgtttgggttttcttttctgaacacagctaatttaaaagctgtgtggatgtggtgCTTACAGacagggtttggggctgggcagggcactgtTTAGGTTAATAGCTGGACACAATGATCTTAAAGGCCTTTTTTAACCTAAATTATATTATGACTCTGGGAAAAGGTGGCCTTGTGCTTCTGTTTGAGAGGAAAGAGGTTCTTATGAGGCAAGTGTGTGGCACAGGGCTCAGGTGAATAAAATGGTGTAATTCCCAAGGGGATGCAGCCACCCAAGAGGTGGGAGATGGTGCAGTGCTGGccagcagtccctgctgggAATGGACTCCAGGCAGGTGCTTCAAACAGACATTCCTTGAGAggaagcacaggctgtgctgggcaacgggctgaagggcaggagggcagctgcCAAAACTGCCCAAAGCATGGAGGAACCTGCTGCAAATCTGGCAGGATTACGTGTCTGAAGGAGGCACAGGACACTGAGGCCTGGGCAGACTGCGTCTATCTAGTGTTCCCCACTCTGGAGGCTGTCACACCTTTTCATTGGGATGAGAATGCCTTCAGGAATACCTGAAAATCTGGAGACTTTCTAGGAGGCCCCCCTGCATCACACTGTGAGTGTGAGATGAGCTGTTTCACCCAGCAGGAAGCTCCAAGTCCCACAGGTGCCTCACAACACATTCTCCTGGCCCCTGAAGTCCAGGGAAGCACGTACCTGCTTCCCATATATTCCCTGTGCCGCAGCAGGGCCTTAGCTGCCATTTCCGGAGTGGCAAACTGCACAAAAGCTTCTCCTGTTCTTCTGTCTCCCCGGTAAATGAAAGCAATGTCTGTGATTTTCAGACCTAGAGATGgcaggggagaaaaaggcaTTGGCTGTGGCAGAAATTTGTGCTATAGCTcagaaagcctttttttttcccctctgatttttctggtttttgaaAGCTAATTGGGCAGCTAAATAGTTCTGAAACAACTGCTCACGATGGCCTAAGTAGCTTTTTTAAACTccattttttattgctttaagaAAGTTTTAACAGAAGacttaattaaaaaaggaatCAATCTGAGGTTTCAAGTGAATCCAGCTTCTGGACAACAAGCAGATCCAGAGCACAAATGGTCTTGAAATTTTCTCTTATTATGgtagtttttttccttaattcctCCTGGCCCGAAATCAGAGTGCTGAAAGTACTGATCCTGGGCTAGACCTGCACAAGGTCAGAGGGGCAGGGAAACTCTGCAGGGTGCTCAGAAAGCCTGTGTGACTTCTGGGGAACAGCAACTCCTTGGGGTGTTTAAGGTGTTTGAGGCTGCACGTGTTTTGCCTTGTCCTGTGAGGAACAACAGCATCTACTTAAGGAAGTGAATGCCTGGTAAAGGAAGGGCATGGCCCAGGCTGAGTTACCTGAGAAGAAATCTGCAATGTCCTCCTCGGTGGAGGTGAAGGGGAGGCCTCGGAGCAGCACCACTCCGTCGCTCATGGCCTGCGACTCGTCGCGCAGGCTGCGCAGCAAGCCCTCCACATCGCTGTCGTGCACCTCAAACACTGCAAGGAATGCAGCCATGGAGGGCTGTCCCACAGGGCACTGCAAGGCAGCGCTCTGCAGGCACTCCCTCCCTCTTGTAAGGCAGCCTTCCCCCCCGCAAAGCTCCATGCTGtttcctcccccagcccatgCTCCTTGCTCATgcccctctgctttccctggccAGCCCAGGACATTTTGGCCCAATGGTGGCTGATccgctgctctgctcccctgctgtgcctctgcactACCCAAGGAGCTCTCATTCATTCCCTGGGGAATTTCACTGCAATGTTAACTCCCGCTGCTCCAAACCCACCTTTCACGTAACGTGGGCCCATGTACCTCAGGTGCTtctccagggctctctgcacGTCTGCTTTGGACTCCAGCTCGATCAAGGCATCCCCCCTGCGCCTCCCATCCCTGTTTAAGAGGAAGTGTATCCCGTTCTCACCGTTCCGAATTCTACAGCCTGCAAACCAAgggacacacagcactgcaTCAGACACGGGGATCTCTGTGCCctgactgcagggctggaggcctgtccctcagcactgcagaacaAAGGGCAGCACACCTGCATTTCTAACATGAAGTCTAATGTCACACTGACTTGCTTTAGTTTGGCAGGCTAGCAAGTAATTTAAAAACTTGTATCTGACCTCTGGGAGGATGCAGCACTGTCTGACAGTAGGGAGGATCAGCCCCACAAAGGTATATAGAAGCTATGAATAAGAATCAGAAAACAACACCGCAGTTTGAACTAATTAGTAAAACCCTCCAGTTTCTTAAAAAGAGAGGAGTTTGGGCCAGCCATAATGGCCTGTAAGAGCATCACTTTGATTTGCATTGCCTTTGCTCTGGAGACACTGATTAAGAAGAGAAAGACGCGTGCAAATAAATTTAAGAGACCATAAGGATGAGATTCTAGTCAGTATCCAGCAGTTTGGATGTTGATTATTATTCCCTTTATATGTGTCAGTTGTGAATAATTTTGCAGCAATAATAAGACCTCATCTTTCTCTGGTTAACGATCTCTATATTTTCCCTCTGTTAAGCAGGCATGAGCTAATGGGCTAATACCAGCATGCAGAACAGTTAGCCAGGAAAATGAACACCCATACTATCAAAGAAGGTAAGGACATCTTCCTCGGTGCACGAGAACGGGAATCCTTCTGCCCTGATGAGGTAGACAGTGTCGCTCTCCGCCTTGGGTGAGGCGGGCTTCTCCTCTGACAGGCGGCCTTCGTGGGACGGAGCATCCGTGACCTGGCGCGGACACACGAGAAGAGCCCCGGGTGAGGGCGGGAGGCCGCGGTTTCCCGCAGGGGTCGGTGCCCGCCATTTTCCCGCGGCCGTACCTGGCTGTATGCGCGGAgggcggcgcggagcggggctggggccgagAGCAGGGCCGggaccgggccgggccggggccggggccaggGCAGGCGCAGcgcgggcggcagcgccgggccccggcccagcagcagcacgcACAGAGcgcggcgggcagcggcggccaCGGCCATGCCGGGTATCGCGGCTCCGCCCCTTCgaccttccctcctcccttccttccttcccgGCAGGCGCTGCACAGAAAGCGCTTCCCGGGCACCGCCGGGCTGGGGGGTGCCCGCCGCTCTGCCCAGCGCCCCGGGACGGGCCGGGCGGGTGTCACCGCGGGCTTTTCCTGTCACAGAGCTTGGCTTAGAACGGCCTGGCTTGGAACGGAACTTAAAGATCACCCcgttccacccctgccatgggcagagaca
The window above is part of the Molothrus ater isolate BHLD 08-10-18 breed brown headed cowbird chromosome 4, BPBGC_Mater_1.1, whole genome shotgun sequence genome. Proteins encoded here:
- the GRSF1 gene encoding G-rich sequence factor 1 — its product is MAVAAAARRALCVLLLGRGPALPPALRLPWPRPRPGPVPALLSAPAPLRAALRAYSQVTDAPSHEGRLSEEKPASPKAESDTVYLIRAEGFPFSCTEEDVLTFFDSCRIRNGENGIHFLLNRDGRRRGDALIELESKADVQRALEKHLRYMGPRYVKVFEVHDSDVEGLLRSLRDESQAMSDGVVLLRGLPFTSTEEDIADFFSGLKITDIAFIYRGDRRTGEAFVQFATPEMAAKALLRHREYMGSRYIEVYVSRKHQMQRHMPYSRQLTAYSRARREYESISEDRGWRDTAGSHAEGEIKLSREGTESSRNVSESEIASSPPQHFVHMRGFPSQASAQDIINFFAPLRPTRILVEYNSLGDATGEADVHFESHEDAVAAMAKEGSQMECSAIELFLNKHPKGQENC